A part of Pseudomonas sp. HR96 genomic DNA contains:
- a CDS encoding LysR family transcriptional regulator, whose product MKLHQLRALLSICESGSIQEASRLLHISQPALSKGIKELEAELGVPLLLRSNRGITATEYGERLVRRARLILEEVRRAREEIETLKGVMDGKLSIGVSPVTPGPQFVTSLNRYRKRYPKVHIQIHELRPSKLMEGLREGLLDMALTSLPATRSTDGFHWVELFEQPGVLAVRKGHPMAGATSLAQLGQLDWLLQDSLEQSKVGIMFEEHGIAPPDNVIECASVVLFSELATTSDAVSYWSQRILERTQNFMDGLHVLDIGERVPPMNISLVCRDQELMTREAKALADELVYIYKSPHAVTA is encoded by the coding sequence ATGAAGCTGCATCAACTGCGGGCCTTGCTCTCCATCTGCGAGAGCGGCAGCATCCAGGAGGCGTCGCGGCTGCTGCACATCTCCCAGCCGGCCCTGTCCAAGGGCATCAAGGAACTGGAGGCCGAGCTTGGCGTGCCGCTGCTGCTGCGCTCCAACCGCGGCATCACCGCCACCGAATACGGCGAACGCCTGGTTCGCCGGGCCCGGCTGATTCTCGAGGAAGTGCGCCGCGCCCGTGAAGAAATCGAAACCCTCAAAGGCGTCATGGACGGCAAGTTGTCCATCGGCGTGTCCCCGGTGACCCCAGGCCCGCAGTTCGTCACCAGCCTGAACCGTTACCGCAAGCGTTACCCAAAGGTGCACATCCAGATCCACGAGCTGCGCCCCTCCAAACTCATGGAGGGCTTGCGCGAGGGGCTGCTGGACATGGCCCTCACCTCGTTGCCCGCCACCCGCAGCACCGACGGCTTTCACTGGGTCGAACTGTTCGAGCAGCCCGGCGTGCTGGCGGTGCGCAAGGGCCACCCCATGGCCGGCGCCACCTCGCTGGCGCAGCTGGGCCAGCTCGACTGGCTGCTGCAGGATTCGCTGGAGCAGTCCAAGGTCGGCATCATGTTCGAAGAGCATGGCATCGCCCCGCCGGACAACGTCATCGAGTGCGCCTCGGTGGTGCTGTTCTCGGAGCTGGCGACCACCAGCGACGCCGTCAGCTACTGGTCGCAGCGCATTCTCGAGCGCACGCAGAACTTCATGGATGGCCTGCACGTGCTCGACATCGGCGAGCGCGTGCCGCCGATGAACATCTCCCTGGTGTGCCGCGACCAGGAGCTGATGACCCGCGAGGCCAAGGCCCTGGCCGACGAACTGGTGTACATCTACAAGAGCCCCCACGCGGTCACCGCCTGA
- a CDS encoding DUF1329 domain-containing protein, producing the protein MKHPHTLTLASLTLCLLASQAQAAVPADQAARLGADLTPVGAQKAGNADGSIPAWTGGLPTNAGKADENGFLADPFASEKPLFVITASTAAQYKDKLTAGQLALFARYPDSYRIPVYPSHRTVGLPDKSLAATRLNATDTQLIAGGNGLAQYHPGAVPFPIPKDGLEVIWNLIGRYRGDTLKRIVMQASPQANGDFTPNVLKQELAYPTGLSDYDPKAMSNILSLYREEFLSPARMAGGVLLVHETVDQIKEPREAWLYNAGQRRVRRAPQIAYDSPAAEGLRTYDDFDLFNGAPDRFDWKLVGKQELYIPYNSYRLESPAYKYSDIVKPGHINQDLTRYELHRVWHLTATLKPGERHIYSRRDIYIDEDSWQGAETEAYDGRGTLWRVAEGHANFFYDVKVPSFAAEVHYDLLSGRYAVNSLHNEEKNAYHFNLPMSGNDFTPSALRVTGIR; encoded by the coding sequence ATGAAACATCCACACACCCTGACACTGGCCAGCCTCACCCTGTGCCTGCTGGCCAGCCAGGCCCAGGCGGCGGTGCCCGCCGACCAGGCCGCGCGCCTGGGCGCCGACCTGACCCCGGTCGGCGCGCAGAAGGCCGGCAACGCCGACGGCAGCATCCCGGCCTGGACCGGCGGCCTGCCGACCAACGCCGGCAAGGCCGATGAAAACGGCTTTCTGGCCGACCCCTTCGCCAGCGAAAAGCCGCTGTTCGTCATCACCGCCAGCACCGCCGCGCAGTACAAGGACAAGCTGACCGCCGGCCAGCTGGCGCTGTTCGCCCGCTACCCCGACAGCTACCGCATCCCGGTCTATCCCAGCCACCGCACCGTCGGCCTGCCGGACAAGAGCCTGGCGGCCACGCGCCTGAACGCCACCGACACCCAGCTGATCGCCGGCGGCAACGGCCTGGCCCAGTACCACCCCGGCGCCGTGCCTTTCCCGATCCCCAAGGATGGCCTGGAAGTCATCTGGAACCTGATCGGCCGCTACCGCGGCGACACCCTCAAGCGCATCGTGATGCAGGCTTCGCCCCAGGCCAACGGCGACTTCACGCCCAACGTGCTCAAACAGGAACTGGCCTACCCGACCGGCCTCAGCGACTACGACCCCAAGGCCATGAGCAACATCCTCAGCCTGTACCGCGAGGAGTTCCTCTCGCCGGCGCGCATGGCCGGCGGCGTGCTGCTGGTGCATGAAACCGTCGACCAGATCAAGGAGCCCCGCGAGGCCTGGCTCTACAACGCCGGCCAGCGCCGCGTGCGTCGCGCGCCCCAGATCGCCTACGACAGCCCGGCGGCCGAAGGCCTGCGCACCTACGACGACTTCGATCTGTTCAACGGCGCGCCCGACCGCTTCGACTGGAAACTGGTGGGCAAGCAGGAGCTGTACATCCCCTACAACAGCTACCGCCTGGAGTCGCCCGCCTACAAGTACAGCGACATCGTCAAGCCCGGCCATATCAACCAGGACCTGACCCGCTACGAGCTGCACCGCGTCTGGCACCTGACCGCCACCCTCAAGCCCGGCGAGCGGCACATCTACTCGCGGCGCGACATCTACATCGACGAAGACAGCTGGCAAGGCGCCGAGACCGAGGCCTATGACGGACGCGGCACCCTGTGGCGAGTCGCCGAAGGCCACGCCAATTTCTTCTACGACGTTAAGGTGCCCTCCTTTGCCGCCGAGGTGCACTACGACCTGCTGTCCGGGCGCTACGCGGTCAACTCGCTGCACAACGAAGAAAAGAACGCCTACCACTTCAACCTGCCCATGAGCGGCAACGACTTCACCCCGTCGGCGTTGCGGGTCACCGGGATTCGCTGA
- a CDS encoding LysR family transcriptional regulator has product MNRNDLRRVDLNLLIVFETLMHERSVTRAAEKLFLGQPAISAALSRLRGLFDDPLFVRTGRSMEPSARAVEIFALLSPALDSISTAVSRAADFDPATSTAVFRIGLSDDAEFALLPLLLKRLRAEAPGIVLVVRRANYILMPALLASGEISIGVSYTNELPANAKRKVLRRSTPKLLRADSVPGPLSLDDFCARPHALVSYAGDLSGFIDTALEKLDRKRHVVLAVPQFNGLSTLISGTDIIAMVPDYTAEALTAAGGVRAEDPPLEMQTYELHMAWRGSQDNDPGERWLRSRIQMFFGDPDSL; this is encoded by the coding sequence ATGAATCGAAACGACTTGCGCCGCGTCGACCTGAACCTCTTGATCGTCTTCGAAACCCTGATGCACGAACGCAGCGTGACCCGCGCCGCGGAAAAACTCTTCCTCGGCCAGCCGGCCATCAGCGCCGCGCTGTCGCGTCTGCGCGGGTTGTTCGACGACCCGCTGTTCGTGCGCACCGGGCGCAGCATGGAGCCGTCGGCGCGCGCGGTGGAGATCTTCGCCCTGCTGTCGCCAGCGCTGGACTCTATCTCCACCGCCGTCAGCCGCGCCGCCGACTTCGACCCGGCCACCAGCACCGCGGTGTTTCGCATCGGCCTGTCCGACGACGCCGAGTTCGCCCTGCTGCCGCTGCTGCTCAAGCGCCTGCGCGCCGAAGCGCCCGGCATCGTGCTGGTGGTGCGCCGCGCCAACTACATCCTAATGCCAGCGCTGCTCGCCTCCGGGGAGATCTCCATCGGCGTCAGCTACACCAACGAACTTCCAGCCAACGCCAAGCGCAAGGTGCTGCGCCGCAGCACCCCCAAGCTGCTGCGCGCCGACAGCGTGCCCGGCCCACTCAGCCTCGACGACTTCTGCGCCCGCCCGCACGCGCTGGTGTCCTACGCCGGGGACCTGAGCGGCTTCATCGACACCGCCCTGGAAAAACTCGACCGCAAGCGCCACGTGGTCCTCGCCGTGCCGCAGTTCAACGGCCTGAGCACGCTGATCAGCGGTACCGACATCATCGCCATGGTCCCCGACTACACCGCCGAGGCCCTGACCGCCGCTGGCGGCGTTCGCGCCGAGGATCCGCCGCTGGAGATGCAGACCTACGAGCTGCACATGGCCTGGCGCGGGTCGCAGGATAATGATCCGGGTGAGCGTTGGTTGCGGTCGCGGATTCAGATGTTTTTTGGGGATCCGGATAGCCTCTGA
- a CDS encoding type II toxin-antitoxin system PrlF family antitoxin, with translation MPAIHETATLTSKGQITLPKAVRQLLGLDTGGKIAFDLRDGEIIVTRAATPHEDPAIGAFLDLLEADIRAGRHLTALPADLTHTLQGYTGHDLNLDEDIEGEVAL, from the coding sequence ATGCCAGCCATCCATGAAACCGCCACGCTGACCTCCAAGGGGCAGATCACCTTGCCCAAGGCCGTTCGACAACTGTTAGGGCTTGATACGGGCGGCAAGATCGCTTTCGACCTTCGCGATGGCGAGATCATCGTCACGCGAGCCGCTACACCGCATGAAGACCCGGCCATTGGCGCGTTTCTCGACCTGCTGGAGGCGGACATTCGCGCGGGGCGCCACCTGACGGCGTTGCCAGCCGATTTGACCCATACCTTGCAGGGCTATACAGGCCATGATTTGAACCTGGATGAAGATATCGAGGGCGAGGTTGCGCTTTGA
- a CDS encoding type II toxin-antitoxin system YhaV family toxin, translated as MTQRHGWTLLFHEGVVAQLRRLQEAARRAEQHDPEGCANNANVKLLRALSQLMLDTVPGDPARDEFRQGNTLGTAYRHWRRAKVGRRFRLFFRYDSKSRVIVYAWVNDEQTLRSAGSRSDPYAVFERMLGRGNPPDDWDALIASAQRDNNLS; from the coding sequence TTGACGCAGCGCCATGGCTGGACACTGCTGTTTCACGAAGGCGTGGTCGCACAATTACGCCGGCTGCAAGAGGCCGCCCGGCGAGCCGAGCAGCATGATCCTGAGGGATGCGCAAACAACGCCAACGTCAAACTGCTGCGCGCGCTGAGTCAGTTGATGCTCGACACGGTTCCCGGCGATCCGGCGCGAGACGAGTTCCGCCAGGGCAATACGCTGGGTACCGCTTACCGCCACTGGCGAAGAGCGAAGGTCGGCCGGCGATTTCGACTGTTCTTCCGCTATGACTCCAAGTCCAGGGTCATCGTCTACGCTTGGGTCAACGATGAGCAGACCCTGCGCTCGGCAGGCAGCCGGTCAGATCCTTACGCCGTGTTCGAGAGGATGCTGGGCCGGGGCAACCCACCCGATGACTGGGATGCCTTGATCGCATCAGCGCAGCGCGACAACAATCTGAGCTGA
- a CDS encoding zinc-dependent alcohol dehydrogenase family protein, with translation MSRTIRFHKFGPADVLKCEEHAAPSPAAGEVQVRVEAIGISWYDILWRQNLAPSQARLPAGIGQEMAGVITAVGEGVSEFAVGDKVASFPGQSPNDYPVSGELILMPTHSLTRYPEILTPVEAAVHYTPMLLAWFAYVELARTKPGQYALVTDASHCAGPAFVQLGKALGIKVIAATKQPEQREYLLALGAEKVIVTEEQDLLLQIRKYTQDRGVDMVLDGLGGPQMALLGDVLAPRGSLVLYGLQGGNQTPFPACAAFQKNIQFFVHCLGNFIGKPELGIAQDSEAVQRALRDINQLTADRVLVPQVTKVFPFEEFVAAHRYMDQCPCGGRVALQIG, from the coding sequence ATGTCCCGCACGATTCGTTTCCACAAGTTTGGTCCGGCCGATGTGCTCAAATGCGAAGAGCATGCGGCGCCGTCTCCGGCAGCCGGGGAAGTGCAGGTGCGGGTCGAAGCGATCGGCATCAGCTGGTACGACATTCTCTGGCGGCAGAACCTGGCGCCCTCCCAGGCACGTCTGCCGGCTGGTATCGGTCAGGAAATGGCCGGGGTGATCACCGCCGTCGGCGAGGGTGTCAGCGAGTTCGCCGTGGGCGACAAGGTGGCCAGCTTCCCCGGTCAGAGCCCCAACGACTACCCGGTCAGTGGCGAGCTGATCCTGATGCCGACCCACTCGCTGACCCGTTATCCGGAGATCCTCACCCCGGTCGAAGCCGCCGTGCACTACACGCCGATGCTGCTGGCCTGGTTTGCCTACGTCGAACTGGCCCGCACCAAGCCCGGGCAATACGCTCTGGTGACGGACGCCAGCCACTGCGCAGGGCCGGCCTTTGTCCAGCTGGGCAAGGCCTTGGGCATCAAGGTGATCGCCGCGACCAAGCAGCCTGAACAGCGCGAATACCTGCTGGCCCTGGGCGCCGAGAAGGTCATCGTCACCGAAGAACAGGATCTGCTGTTGCAGATCCGCAAGTACACCCAGGATCGTGGCGTGGACATGGTCCTCGATGGCCTGGGCGGGCCGCAGATGGCCCTGTTGGGCGATGTCCTGGCGCCGCGCGGCAGCCTGGTGCTGTATGGCCTGCAGGGCGGCAACCAGACGCCGTTCCCGGCCTGCGCGGCGTTCCAGAAGAATATCCAGTTCTTCGTGCACTGCCTGGGCAACTTCATCGGCAAGCCTGAGCTGGGCATTGCCCAGGACAGCGAAGCGGTGCAACGAGCCCTGCGCGACATCAACCAGCTCACGGCCGATCGCGTGCTGGTGCCCCAGGTGACCAAGGTGTTTCCTTTCGAGGAATTCGTCGCGGCCCACCGTTACATGGACCAATGCCCGTGCGGAGGCCGTGTGGCCCTGCAGATCGGCTGA
- a CDS encoding WD40/YVTN/BNR-like repeat-containing protein: MGAVRAVACGLLLAAGAGTQAAEARPAALLLTDVGSAGARQVAVGDRGQILLSDDQGRHWQAARTPGGPLLTAVYFVDDRHGWAVGHDARILASADGGASWTLQFQDPGRQAPLLGLWFADPDHGLAVGAYGLLLATDDGGAHWQDVSARLDNPEQLHLNAITAVRGAGLMIVGEQGVMFRSADAGQTWQRLQGPYSGSWFGAIATGQASTLLVYGLRGHLYRSSDFGASWQACALPGDTAPLDAGLAGATRLPDGSLVLVGSGGAVLRSLDDGRSFSRVQRPDRRDLAAVVALPEGLLLVGQGGAHRAANSGLEEPQP; this comes from the coding sequence ATGGGGGCGGTAAGGGCGGTGGCCTGCGGGCTGTTGCTGGCGGCAGGGGCGGGCACGCAGGCAGCCGAGGCGAGGCCGGCGGCCCTGCTGCTGACGGATGTAGGCAGTGCCGGGGCGCGGCAGGTGGCGGTCGGCGATCGCGGGCAGATACTGCTCTCCGATGATCAGGGTCGGCACTGGCAGGCCGCGCGAACGCCCGGCGGGCCGTTGTTGACGGCGGTGTATTTCGTCGACGACCGGCACGGCTGGGCCGTGGGCCACGACGCCCGGATTCTCGCCAGCGCCGACGGCGGCGCCAGCTGGACCCTGCAGTTCCAGGACCCGGGCCGTCAGGCGCCCTTGCTCGGCCTGTGGTTCGCCGACCCGGATCACGGCCTGGCGGTGGGTGCCTATGGCCTGCTGCTGGCCACCGACGATGGCGGTGCGCACTGGCAGGACGTCAGCGCGCGGCTGGACAACCCCGAGCAACTGCACCTCAACGCGATTACCGCGGTGCGCGGCGCCGGGCTGATGATCGTCGGCGAACAAGGGGTGATGTTCCGCTCCGCCGACGCCGGCCAGACCTGGCAGCGCCTGCAGGGCCCCTACAGTGGCTCGTGGTTCGGCGCCATCGCCACGGGGCAGGCGTCGACCCTGCTGGTGTATGGGCTGCGCGGGCACCTGTACCGCTCCAGCGACTTTGGCGCGAGCTGGCAGGCCTGCGCCTTGCCCGGCGACACCGCGCCGCTGGACGCCGGCCTGGCCGGCGCCACGCGCCTGCCCGACGGCTCGTTGGTGCTGGTCGGCAGCGGCGGGGCGGTGCTGCGCAGCCTCGACGACGGGCGCAGTTTCAGCCGGGTGCAGCGGCCCGACCGGCGCGATCTCGCCGCCGTCGTGGCGTTGCCCGAGGGCCTGCTGCTGGTGGGCCAAGGCGGCGCGCACCGCGCCGCCAACAGCGGCCTTGAGGAGCCACAGCCATGA
- a CDS encoding efflux RND transporter permease subunit produces the protein MISQQPIAAKPTRLEQLIFNHRPLVIALCLLLSLVLGWQASLIRPATSFEKMIPLQHPFIQRMLEHRQDLANLGNTVRISVQALHGDIFDPAYMDTLHRINDEAFYLPGVDRAGLKSLWSPSVRWTEVTEEGFAGGEVIPQSYDGSAPSLEQLRSNVLRSGQVGRLVANDFKSSIVEIPLLEAYPDPATPGKLIALDYQQFSHLLEAHIREPFQAQNPNVQVHIVGFAKKVGDLIDGLAMVVVFFAVAFVITLVLLYAFTRCVRSTLAVLSTTLVAIVWQLGLMHALGFGLDPYSMLVPFLIFAIGISHGVQKINGIALQSGDADSALTAARRTFRQLFLPGMIAILADAVGFITLLIIDIGVIRELAIGASIGVAVIVLTNLVLLPVAISYVGISPAAVRRSRQDAVREHPFWRLLANFAKPRVARLSLGLALLALGAGLWYGHNLKVGDLDQGAPELRADSRYNRDNQFLVEHYSSSADVLVVMVKTAPEGCSRYDTLSAMDELMWQLDNTAGVQSTLSLVSVAKQVIKGMNEGSLKWQTLSRNREVLNSATVHADGLYNGDCSLTPLLVYLNDHKAETLDRAVAVVRQFAASHDRDGLEFQLAAGNAGIEAATNEVVRQADLRILLLVYACVALMCLVIFRSWAATLCIVLPLVLTSVLGNALMAFMGIGVKVATLPVVALGVGIGVDYGIYIYSRLASFLQAGLPLQEAYYQTLKSTGRAVLFTGLCLAIGVCTWIFSAIKFQADMGLMLTFMLLWNMLGALWLLPALAVYVLRRRGVVGVG, from the coding sequence ATGATCAGCCAGCAACCCATTGCCGCGAAACCCACGCGCCTTGAACAACTCATCTTCAACCATCGCCCCCTGGTCATCGCGCTGTGCCTGCTGCTCAGCCTGGTGCTGGGCTGGCAGGCCAGCCTGATTCGCCCGGCCACCAGCTTCGAGAAGATGATCCCGCTGCAGCATCCGTTCATCCAGCGCATGCTCGAGCATCGCCAGGACCTGGCCAACCTGGGCAACACCGTGCGCATCTCGGTGCAGGCGCTGCACGGCGATATCTTCGACCCGGCCTACATGGACACCCTGCACCGGATCAATGACGAAGCCTTCTACCTGCCGGGCGTCGACCGCGCGGGCCTCAAGTCACTGTGGAGCCCCAGCGTGCGCTGGACCGAGGTCACCGAGGAGGGGTTCGCCGGCGGCGAAGTCATCCCGCAGAGCTACGACGGCTCGGCGCCAAGCCTGGAGCAGCTGCGCAGCAACGTGCTGCGCTCCGGCCAGGTCGGGCGCCTGGTGGCCAATGATTTCAAGTCGAGCATCGTCGAGATCCCGTTGCTGGAGGCCTACCCGGACCCGGCCACCCCCGGCAAGCTGATCGCGCTGGACTACCAGCAATTCTCGCACCTGCTCGAAGCGCACATCCGCGAGCCGTTCCAGGCGCAGAACCCCAACGTGCAGGTGCACATCGTCGGCTTCGCCAAGAAGGTCGGCGACCTGATCGACGGCCTGGCCATGGTCGTGGTGTTCTTTGCCGTGGCCTTCGTCATCACCCTGGTGCTGCTGTACGCCTTTACCCGCTGCGTGCGCAGCACCCTGGCGGTGTTGAGCACTACCCTGGTGGCCATCGTCTGGCAGCTGGGCCTGATGCACGCACTGGGCTTTGGCCTTGACCCCTATTCGATGCTGGTGCCGTTCCTGATCTTCGCCATCGGCATCTCCCACGGCGTGCAGAAGATCAACGGCATCGCCTTGCAGTCCGGCGACGCCGACAGCGCCCTCACCGCCGCGCGGCGTACCTTCCGCCAGCTGTTTCTACCCGGGATGATCGCCATCCTGGCCGACGCCGTGGGCTTCATCACCCTGCTGATCATCGACATCGGCGTGATCCGCGAACTGGCCATCGGCGCCTCGATCGGCGTGGCGGTCATCGTGCTGACCAACCTGGTCCTGCTGCCGGTGGCGATTTCCTACGTCGGCATCAGCCCGGCGGCGGTGCGCCGCAGCCGCCAGGACGCGGTGCGCGAGCATCCGTTCTGGCGCCTGCTGGCCAACTTCGCCAAGCCACGGGTGGCGCGCCTGTCGCTGGGCCTGGCGCTGCTCGCTCTCGGCGCCGGCCTGTGGTACGGCCACAACCTGAAAGTCGGCGATCTCGATCAGGGCGCGCCAGAGCTGCGCGCCGACTCGCGCTACAACCGCGACAACCAGTTTCTCGTCGAGCACTACAGCAGCAGCGCCGACGTACTGGTGGTGATGGTCAAGACAGCGCCCGAGGGCTGCTCGCGCTACGACACCCTGAGCGCCATGGACGAGCTCATGTGGCAGCTGGACAACACCGCCGGGGTGCAGTCGACACTGTCGCTGGTCAGCGTGGCCAAACAAGTGATCAAGGGCATGAACGAGGGCAGCCTGAAATGGCAGACCCTGTCGCGCAACCGCGAGGTCCTCAACAGCGCCACCGTGCACGCCGACGGCCTGTACAACGGGGACTGTTCGCTGACGCCGCTGCTGGTCTACCTCAACGACCACAAGGCCGAGACCCTCGACCGCGCCGTGGCCGTGGTGCGCCAGTTCGCCGCCAGCCATGACCGCGACGGCCTGGAATTTCAGCTGGCGGCGGGCAATGCCGGCATCGAGGCGGCCACCAACGAGGTGGTCCGCCAGGCCGACCTGCGCATCCTCCTGCTGGTCTATGCCTGTGTCGCGCTGATGTGCCTGGTCATCTTCCGCTCCTGGGCCGCGACCCTGTGCATCGTCCTGCCGCTGGTGCTGACCTCGGTGCTGGGCAACGCGCTTATGGCGTTCATGGGCATCGGCGTCAAGGTCGCCACCTTGCCGGTGGTGGCATTGGGCGTGGGCATCGGCGTGGATTACGGCATCTATATCTACAGCCGCCTGGCCAGCTTCCTGCAGGCCGGCCTGCCGTTGCAGGAAGCCTATTACCAGACTTTGAAGTCCACCGGCCGCGCCGTGCTGTTCACCGGCCTGTGCCTGGCCATCGGCGTGTGCACCTGGATCTTCTCGGCGATCAAGTTCCAGGCCGACATGGGCCTGATGCTGACCTTCATGTTGCTGTGGAACATGCTCGGGGCGCTGTGGCTGCTGCCGGCACTGGCGGTGTATGTGCTGAGGCGGCGTGGGGTGGTGGGGGTGGGGTGA
- a CDS encoding DUF1302 domain-containing protein translates to MNNTKGTRTMYPHALAMAVAAASAMPAHAADFDIGEITGRFDSTLSIGTSIGTSNADKKFIGVANGGTASSRTSDDGRLNFHKGQAFSEIFKGVHDLELKYQDTGVFVRAKYWYDFALENGHQHLYDVDDSGRDTAARSSGAEILDAFIYHNYTIADLPGSVRAGKQVVSWGESTFIGNSINSINPLDVSALRRPGSEVKEGLIPVNMLYFNQGVSSNLSLEGFYQLSWEKTELDNCGTYFGSDVAAKGCTEGMTINGSDFDRSASSYGYVPRLSDNDARNSGQFGVALRWTVPQLNDTEFGLYALNYHARNPEFNWVVGKGALADPVGGLRGAGGVSSARYYLTYPEDIRLYGLSFATNVGATALSGELSYRPNMPMSLNASDVSNAAVLGSAATSPLVNAGLPVFSTGWASSSYGSTIQGYKRMPYTQAQTTAVRTFDHVLGGDRLNLVAEAGVGYISGLGATDGSDLRFGRSSVYGNGSLADAGTALLLGGLSGNAICKALNSANPGECNSKGYYTPISWGYRLRAVEEYSDVFAGVNLKPNLTFSHDVRGNGPSFTEGSKAVSLGVDADYLSKYTASLSYTNFFGGDYNTTTDRDFVALSVGMSF, encoded by the coding sequence ATGAACAATACGAAAGGTACGAGGACTATGTATCCCCACGCCCTGGCGATGGCCGTAGCGGCTGCCAGCGCAATGCCGGCCCACGCCGCAGACTTCGACATTGGGGAAATCACCGGCCGTTTCGATTCGACCCTGTCGATCGGCACGAGCATCGGCACCAGCAACGCCGACAAGAAGTTCATCGGTGTGGCCAACGGCGGCACCGCATCCTCGCGCACCAGCGACGATGGGCGCCTGAACTTTCACAAGGGCCAGGCGTTCTCCGAGATCTTCAAGGGCGTGCACGACCTTGAGCTCAAATACCAGGACACCGGCGTGTTCGTGCGCGCCAAGTACTGGTATGACTTCGCCCTGGAGAACGGCCACCAGCACCTGTACGACGTGGACGACAGCGGCCGCGACACCGCCGCCCGCTCCTCGGGCGCGGAGATCCTCGACGCCTTCATCTACCACAACTACACCATCGCCGATTTGCCGGGCAGCGTGCGCGCCGGCAAGCAGGTGGTCAGCTGGGGCGAGAGCACCTTCATCGGCAACTCGATCAACAGCATCAACCCGCTCGACGTCTCGGCGCTGCGCCGTCCCGGTTCGGAGGTCAAGGAAGGCCTGATCCCGGTCAACATGCTGTATTTCAACCAGGGGGTCAGCAGCAATCTGTCGCTCGAAGGCTTCTATCAGCTGAGCTGGGAGAAGACCGAGCTGGACAACTGCGGCACCTATTTCGGCAGCGACGTGGCGGCCAAGGGCTGCACCGAAGGCATGACCATCAACGGCAGCGACTTCGACCGCAGCGCCAGCAGCTACGGCTACGTGCCGCGCCTGAGCGACAACGACGCGCGCAACAGCGGGCAGTTCGGCGTGGCCCTGCGCTGGACCGTACCTCAGCTCAACGACACCGAGTTCGGCCTCTACGCGCTCAACTATCACGCGCGCAACCCGGAGTTCAACTGGGTGGTCGGCAAGGGCGCGCTGGCCGATCCGGTCGGCGGCCTGCGCGGTGCCGGCGGCGTCAGCAGCGCGCGCTATTATCTGACCTACCCCGAGGACATCCGCCTCTATGGCCTGAGCTTCGCCACCAATGTCGGCGCCACCGCGCTGTCCGGCGAGCTGAGCTACCGGCCCAACATGCCGATGTCGCTCAACGCCAGCGACGTCTCCAACGCCGCCGTGCTCGGTTCGGCGGCCACCAGCCCGCTGGTCAATGCCGGGCTGCCGGTGTTCAGCACCGGCTGGGCCAGCTCCAGCTATGGCTCGACCATCCAGGGCTACAAGCGCATGCCCTACACCCAGGCGCAGACCACCGCCGTGCGCACCTTCGACCACGTACTGGGCGGCGATCGCCTGAACCTGGTGGCCGAGGCGGGCGTGGGCTACATCAGCGGGCTGGGCGCCACCGACGGTTCGGACCTGCGGTTTGGCCGCAGCAGTGTCTACGGCAACGGCTCGCTGGCCGACGCCGGCACCGCCCTGCTGCTGGGCGGGCTGTCCGGCAACGCCATCTGCAAGGCGCTGAACTCAGCCAACCCGGGCGAATGCAACAGCAAGGGCTACTACACACCGATCTCGTGGGGTTACCGCCTGCGGGCGGTGGAGGAATACAGCGACGTATTCGCCGGGGTCAACCTCAAGCCCAACCTGACTTTCTCCCACGACGTGCGCGGCAACGGCCCCAGCTTCACCGAGGGCAGCAAGGCGGTCAGCCTGGGGGTGGATGCCGACTACCTGAGCAAATACACCGCGAGCCTGAGTTACACCAACTTCTTCGGCGGTGACTACAACACCACCACCGACCGCGATTTCGTTGCCTTGAGCGTCGGCATGAGCTTCTAG